The region GTTctcaattgggaaaaatgcaatttCATGGTTACGGAAGGAATTGTGCTCGGCCATAAATTATCCTCCAAAGGCCTTGAAGTTGATCAATCCAAAGTTGGAGTCATTGAAAAATTTCCACTACCGTTGAACATGAAGGGGATTAGAAGTTTCTTGGGTCATAAGGGTTTTTATCAAAGACTTTTCCAAGACTTTTCCAAGATTTCAAAGCCTTTAAGAAAATTTCTTAGTAAAGATAAGTCTTTTATTTTTGATAATGCTTGTTTGATTGCTTTTAAtgatttaaaagaaaaattgattACCGCACCCATAATCATCACGCTCGATTGGAAACTCGATTTTGAAttaatgtgtgacgcgagtgatTATGCCGTTGGTGCGGTGCATGGTCAAAGAAAGACAAAAAAAATTCATGGCATACACTATGCAAGTAAAGTTTTGAATGAAGCTCAAATAAATTATACAAGAACTTAAAAAGAGCTTCTTACAATAATGTATGCATTAGAGAAATTTATGTCCTACCTCATTGGTTTGAAAGTTGTTGTGTACACTGACCATGCGACAATAAAGTATCTGCTCACCAAACCTGATTCAAAGAAGAGGCTTATTCGATGGATACTtttgttgcaagaatttgattTAGAAATTCTTGACAAAAAGGGCTCGGAGAATTTGGTGGCGGATCACTTATCCCGTTTCGCACCAATCCCTATGGAGACAATAAAATAAATACTCACCGAAAAACACTTTCAATGACTTTGGAGATCATCTCCATTTACTTTATCGTTTATCGCTTTTAGTCGATTAAATGATCttatatgtaacatcgggaacgagacatcttattttattttgttatttcGTAAATCATTGGatgatgatattttgatttagCATTTTGAGTTGTTGAGATATTTGAAGTTTATGAACATTAATTTGAAATTCCGTTGTGAGTATTTTGATTTAAATGTGGACTATGCATGTTGTTTGCGAGTAGCATCATAAATATGTTGcataattattttaatataagTTCCAGGATTTAaggtgttacatagtggtatcagaaCAAGTCGGTCCATATGACCAGGTTTTTGTTATATTGTTTGTTCCCTAGCATGCGATATGTGTATGAACATTGTCCATGCATGTTTCTTCTAATATCTATGTACTAGTGTGCATAAATATGGATGGAGGAAGAAACAGTCAAGCTATTGTTGATGTTTTGGAAGCGGTGGCTCGGGTATTGCAGTCACAACAAAATTAGTAGGGTGTAGGTGATAAATTCCATGGATTGAAGAACTTTCAAAGGAACAATCTGTCTACGTTCAAGGGAAGATATGATCTAGATGGTGCTCAGACATGGCTCTGAGAGATTGAGAAGATTTTTCTAGTGATGGCTTGCACTGAGGACCAGAAAGTGTTGTTTGGTACTCATATGATGTTAGAGGAGGTCGGAGGCTGGTGGGATAATGTGCGGCATAGAATGGTAGATAAAGGTACTGAGGTTACTTGGGTTATGTTCATGGCTGAATTTTTAGAGAAATTTTTTCCAGAGGACGTGCGCAGTAAGAAAGAGATTGAGTTCCTTGGGTTGAAATATGGAATTCGACAGTTCCTGAGTATGCTACTAAGTTTGAAGAGCTGGTGAAATTTTGTCCATGCTATAATAGTGTGGCAGCTGAAGGGTCAAAGTGTACCAAGTTTGAAAGCGGcttgcgtcctgagatcaagcaaTGTATTGGGTATCAAGAGACCCGCCAGTTTTCTGTGCTGGTAAATAAGTGCAGAATATATGATAAGGATAGTAGAGCCCGATCTTGTCACTATAAGAGTATTAGTGAGAATAAAAGGAAGGATCATAATTGTGGGAAACCATATAGTGATCCAGTTGACAAAGGGAAGCAGAAGCCTGAGCGAGAATTGCACATGTGGGAAAGAGAAAAGTAAGGGATGGACTCTTACTTCAGTGAGATATTTCGAATGTCGAGAGTTTGGGCACCGTATTTCTGAGTTTAAATGCATAACTATGAATTTCTTCAAGTGTAGGATGTCAGGTAACCGAGTTTCTAAATGTAAGAGTAATACTTTGACTTGATATAATTGTGGAGAGCATGTTCACATTAGTACTCAATGTCAAAAACCAAAGAAGGCTCAGTCTAGAGGGAAAGTTTTTGCTTTGTCTGGAGCAAAGACTACTGCATCTAATAAATTGATTCAAGATACATGTCTTATTAATGGTATTCCGTTGATATCTATTATTGGAATGGGTGAAACACACTCGTTTGTATCAACTAAGTGTGTGAAAAGATTGAATCTAGAAGTGTCTGCTATGAATGACAACATGGTCCTTGATACCCCATATAATGGTTCAGTGACTACTTCGTTGGTGTGTGTGAATTGTCCTTTGACAATTTATGATAGAGATTTTTGGATTGACTTAGTATGTTTGCCTCTAAGTAAACTTGATTTTATTATGggaatgaattggttggagttcAATCATATGCATGTCAATTTATTTAATAAATTGGTGAAGTTTCTTGAATTTGAGGAGAGTATGAAATCGAGTTTCATGACCGCGATAAATGTAGGGATTTCCTTGAAAGAGAGTGCTCAAGTGTTCATGGTGTTCGTGTCCTTGAGAGGGGGAAGTGAAAGAACGATTGTTGAACTACCTGTTGTGTGTGAGTTTCCTGAAGTGTTCCTAGATGACATTAGTGATTTTTCGCTGGAGTGCGAACTTGAGTTTGCCATAATCTTAATACCTGGTACTAGTCTTGTGTCGATGGATCCTTATAGAATATATGCTTCATAACTAAGTGAGTTGAAGAAATAGTTGGAAGAGTTGCTTGAGAAAAAGTTTTTTCGACCGAGTGTTTCGTCGTGAGGAGCGTCGATTTTGTTagtcaagaagaaagatggtagaATGAGGTTGTGTGTTGATTATTGATAACTGAATAAATTGACTATAAACACAAGTATCCTCTTTCGAGAAGGTTGGTGCTTTCGAGAAGGTTAGACCATATGTCTGAGACAACTTGTCCAACTTGTTAAACCAGGTATAACAATAACAATGAAtaaaagtaaaagcaataaaaaaTACCAATAATTCTTAACCAAATTCAGTGCAAACAACATCTACATCTGGGGGTATTCTACCCAAGAAAGAAAATTCACTATTCTTATAGGATTAATACAAAGTGTCTTAGATGAACAAACCATTTGTTCAATGCCTCTCTTCTTAATTCTTTCCTAATGTATTTCTATTTAGATatccccctaaatatgagaatccctctcactttctctcaatcatTAACCCTAGTGGTCAACAACAAACGAGTGATGAATgttgaattatatctcaactataCAAACCAACTACTATACCTTAAGGTATGAATGAAGCAATAACATGGTGTACAATTAACACAAACAAAGACTCAACCTAGAACTCAAATAATCCCTCAAGCTCGTGGTCTTCAAGGCATTGAATGATCTCTCTATATAGTAATCCATAGTTGGGTTTTTTCCTTGGATTTAGGATGTGATCTCGTCCACATATATTGGACATTCAGTTAAGATTTGTTTCTCCAAAATAGCTTCACTAAAaattttgatttgatttgaattcaaatttaaatctccatGATTTAAATTTAATCTAATTAAATAATGAAACAAATCAGGTTGCTAAAAGATAGCAACAATCCTTGTTGCACATATCAGTAGAAGAACACGCTACAATTAGTTGGAAAATGCGCCCACACTCAACAACCTTGTCCTGCAGACAAGGGACAAATGTTGCAGACATGTTGGAACATTTGGTTCCACATGTATCCCTTCAGCACCAAAACATCTTGAATACTCCATTGTTGTTTTTGCATAATGTAGCCAATCATCTAGAACAACAAGTAGATTTTGTCTTCAGGACAAGGATTCACATTTTTATAGAATTCAAACATCCAAGATACTGAGATATTTGTGAGAAATGTATGAATGTGCATCTCACTTTTAATATGAACATTTGATTTCGGTTGTTTTATtacttttttttatttattttatccTTTCAAGCAACTCTACACTTTACTTCTTGGATTTTCTATCCAATTAATTGTTCTCAATTCAAACGCTAAACCTTCAAGCACAAATACATTTTGTCAAAACTTTTTACACAAATTGTCTTTAGGATTCTTTTTCGAATTTAATCCCTTAAATAAACTAAATCTTGTGATTTATTTACTAAAAATACCCATAAATACTATctatttaagttttttttatttcatGAATAAACTTATTTTTAGTCTTTCTATTTAAGTTTTTTATTTTTAGTCTTTCTATTATTTCATCAAATTTATAATAAAAAGACTAAAAATAAGTTTATTCATGAAATAAAAAAAAGCTTAAATAGATAGCTACACTACTTCATACATGATCTAGTTTATAGGGTCAGTCTAttttacatatatatatatatatatatatatatatatatatatatatatatatatatatatatatatatatatatatatatatatatatatatatatatatatatatatatatatatatatatatatatatatatatatatatatatatatatattgtatttttaaaaataaattttataaatttgtttttaattatatAATATTAAATTCATATTTTATAAATTGAAAAATCAATTTTAACATATTATTGAgtattaaaatataattataattacaaaaattttaaaaatatatattttaaaaatcattcTTATGAAAAGTTATTTAAAGTAGTTTTAATTTTAACTGATTTTTTAAATTTTGATATAAAAAACTATAATAAAAAgataaatatttaaaataatattttaagaTAATTTATTTAACCTAATTTTTTATTTATAGTTTcttttacaaaaaaaattataaattttttagACAAAAAAGTGCAACAttataaaaaacaaattttttAATCGCATTGGAAAAAAAAGAAGTTTGAATCATTTACCACCACAACCACAAGGATTCAAATAGGAAATACTCATCACCAATGGTCCCACATCACTTGAACTACTATAGGAGTCCTACTAAAggtcatcatcatcatcatccatCACGAACTTCCTTTTTGGTAAAACTACATTCATTTATTTCGCATTGAAACTTAACAGTTTGATATACCTTTCATATTGTTTGTTTAGACAAAAAAAAACTtgaatgaagaaaataaaagGTAACATCGTAATAATAATACTGCGTTTCCGAGAAAACAAATATCCTTTTCCAGCCCAACTATGCTATCTGCCACTCCCACTTTTAAGCACTTGACCAGCAAAAGGTGACAATCCAACACCTCTTCTATTAGGGGTAGTAGCTAGTAGCGACTCCCATCATTCACTTctttgtttaattttttttaataaaatatattcCTACAACAAAATAGTAACTTATAATAGTATAATAGATAAAATTATCTTTCAAAATTTTTGTTATTTATCACAAAATCTCTGAAAATTTCATATATACTACCTCTCTATTCTTATTgtaaaaaaaatcattttttaaataTACTTAATAATCAATATATTTTGACTATGTATAAATcatatatattgttatttaatataattaaaaagTTGAGTTTTTAATAACAAATTGAgatcataaaaaatattaaaagaatTGTAATTTATTAATAGATTTACAAAAAGCAAATGAGTTGCGTCGGTTACTTTGGTATACTTTGCATTTAATATTTTCTTTATTCCATACTATATTATATGATTTAAGTTTTCTTTTTGAATTAAATCTTAATAAATAATTCTGGAAATTAACCCTGGAAGGTGGTGACCGGATTAACAGCCACCTTAGATTGATTTCTAATATAAGTGATATGTACAAATACTTTGGCACACAAGTTAACAAGAAAATATATTGTGTAAGTTTCATTCATCTTTTAGGTTCTTTATAAAAATGTTTTGAGCAGGAAGAATTATGAAAATTGATAACCTAGGAATCGTCTTCGTCCATACTTTGTGTTTACCATTGATAACGGCGGATGATATGTGGGTTGATGTGTGATGGATTGCACTTAGTCCCGTTCCAAAGTAGTTTATCCCTAAGTTGTTAGTATGAGAAAGTGACAAATATGGATTAAATGTTGATGATGAAGAAATGTTTGAGGAGAGTTTTATTTGAATCTTGGTTGGTATGAGTCACTTTAGCAAAGAGACTCTTGGGGATAAATCCAATTTCGAGAAGGTAAAACTTCATTGAAACATTGACGTTGTTTACTAAGAGAACTACTTTGTTGAAATGCTTGATGTAGTTTTTAAATGGATCCTCATTCATTTGAACTTTGACTCTTAATGTCTTCTTGGTCTTCGAGTTTTAATGAGGTGTTATGAATTGAGAAGTAAATTGTCGACATGACTCTTCTAATATTCTAATGGTGTTAGATAACAAACTTTTGAAAAACGCCCTTGCTCCCTTCTTAAGGGCCAAGGAGAAAATTATTTTCTTCATGGCCCCTCACAAGCTCGGGAGTTGAGGACTCATTATATGTTTTTCACATGCTCGTTAGGATCGGTTGTTTGATAATACATTTATTTAGGGAGTTTTTTCTAGCAATTTAGGGATCATTAAGATCCTTATTTGGTTGGTGTATGAGCCTCTAGTCGAAGGCTTTTGTTTTATCCACCACGTCAAGTTTGTGATAAAATTATTGTTGTTTATTTTGGAAGAAAAGAAACCTTAATCATTTACCTGGCGTACCAGGAATCAAAGATAACTTGTCAAGCTGGATCTATATGAATGACTCATAAGAGTGGTGGTAGGGCTCATGAGAATCTTGTATTAATTAATAAATAGGGATGATACTTTCAAACAATACAAAGTCGAGTCAGTAAGTGAATAAGAAATGAAAGGAATTGAGATCAAATTTCGTAAACTCTTATGGACCGGGGATCATTTGGTTGGACCTAGAAATGAGTGGTTCATGATAAAAAAAACCTCGAACTAAGTACAATAATGTTGGGCACACGTCCAAATCTAGGTTGGCGCCTAGAGCACCCAAAGAAGGGTTGGTCGCTCAGAGCACACTATAGGCCACCGGATAGGGTTTGGGACCTGAAATCAATAATCTGCCTTATTTAACATATATGACTTGTGAGGTGTTAAAGGACTAACAATATGAAATAAAACTCAAAGGAAAAATCCATTTCTTCTACTTTTTGAGGGAAAATAAGTCTTCCTTTACTCCCACATTCCTAATAAAGAATAAGAAAATCATTTTCGCCTAGAATCAGACCTAGAGATTCACTATAACTATCCCAACCTTAGAATTGAGAATGATAATTACTAATTTTGTGAAAATTTAACATACAGATACACAGTCTCTCATCATTCACATGTGAGCTAATTCTCACCAACCTTCGTTGTACATTTTGTAAATATACCGTCACTTTAATTTTTGAGCCTTTATGTAGATGTTTTGAAGAAGAAAAAGTTACAAAAAGAATTATGACAAAATGATCTCTAAAGATCGTCATTTGTTGTCCTCGCCCCTACTACATGTTGATTGTTGAGGATGAGGGTAGATTTATGGGTTGTTGTACGAAGGATTTTAACTTATGCCTAATCTAAACAATTGACCAAAttgcaatttttattttatatatatatatatatatatatatatatatatatatatatatatatatatatatatatatatatatatatatatatatatatatattaagttTGTGTGAAAATTTCAAATGTATTTTATATAAGACTTAATTAGTGATGAAGTCCTTTAACTTAATTGCAAGTTTCACTTTAGTCCATTATCTAATAAATATTAAAGTTAAAGGAGTTCGTCACTAATTAAGTCTTATATAAAATACATTTGAAATTTTCACACAAACTTAACATATTCAAATGAAAAAAATGGAATGATATTGTTTGTTATATTATATTATCCTTATCAAATATTAAAAGATACTAATTGATATAAAATACATTTGTAAACAAAAGAAGCCTTTCAAAAAATAAGcctttcaaaaatcataaaataaaaaataaaaaaactcCTAAAATCAAATAACTTAGGAGTACAAAAATGGATGCGTAAACAAAATTTGACATTCATTATCAATTTCTCATCCATGACTAGAATACAAAACATAATTTAATAAATCCTCCGCAACACCCCAATCTCTAACATAACCTCTCACCATCAACTCTACTGCAACATCATCCACCACTAACTGGCCATTGTCATTATCACTCATTAATCCTTTATTATCAACCATTCGTTTCATGTAACTAGGGATAAT is a window of Lathyrus oleraceus cultivar Zhongwan6 chromosome 6, CAAS_Psat_ZW6_1.0, whole genome shotgun sequence DNA encoding:
- the LOC127094465 gene encoding uncharacterized protein LOC127094465; the encoded protein is MACTEDQKVLFGTHMMLEEVGGWWDNVRHRMVDKVPEYATKFEELVKFCPCYNSVAAEGSKCTKFESGLRPEIKQCIGYQETRQFSVLVNKCRIYDKDSRARSCHYKSISENKRKDHNCGKPYSDPVDKGKQKPERELHMWEREKMSEHVHISTQCQKPKKAQSRGKVFALSGAKTTASNKLIQDTCLINGIPLISIIGMGETHSFVSTKCVKRLNLEVSAMNDNMVLDTPYNGSVTTSLVCVNCPLTIYDRDFWIDLVCLPLSKLDFIMGMNWLEFNHMHVNLFNKLVKFLEFEESMKSSFMTAINVGISLKESAQVFMVFVSLRGGSERTIVELPVVCEFPEVFLDDISDFSLECELEFAIILIPGTSLVSMDPYRIYAS